The following is a genomic window from Strix aluco isolate bStrAlu1 chromosome 3, bStrAlu1.hap1, whole genome shotgun sequence.
atggtgtggttgagaATGGTccgtgttaggttaatggttggactagatgatcttcaaggtcttttccaacctagatgattccgtgataCTTCTGCTGCACTGGGAACAGGAAGCAGGAAGaccacttcaaaacaaaaatttcaagGTGCTTCAGAAGGTTTGTAGCACCTGAAGAATAGCATCCTTCAGCACATACAGCCACCACAGGGACAGGTTTTTGGGTCCCTGAACCAAGTAAGATAGCAAGTGCACTTTGCAAGCTGGATATCTTTTCTCACGGTTATGTTGCACAGTTGATTCAAATTCCTGAATAAATGCTGTAAGGTGCAGTGTTGCAGTCAGTAAAGGACTTGCTGAAGTCTGGGCTTCAGCTTTTGGATTCACTGATGTGCGACAAAGTAAATGGCTTTGTGCTCTTCTCCAGATGTCTGAAATACAGCTCCCCACACACCCAGTTAATATATTTCATGGGGTCAAATGGTTTGGTTGCCTTTGTTTTCAATGCGTTATGTTCTCTCTTTGGTCAGATTAGTAATGTTCTCTAGAAATGAAAGTCTCTTGCTTCGAAGTTTGCCTTAGTGAGTGTGTGTTTATACACAGCATTAAGTATATTTCTGTAAAAAGGCTTTGATACCAGTTACAGGTATTGTATCATAATTTTGAAGTAAAGACgagctctttttatttttgctaactTGCATAACCACTGCTAAGGTGTTAGAAGTTGTCCAAACTGAACATCAGATTTCGTAAGTGTGTCTGTTTATCTGCAGATTGACTTATGTGCATCTACCTATTTACTCAGCAGTCTTTATGGTTTTCTGATAATCTTTGCAatcttttagttttattttgttgatCCATGATGATGCTTCAGGCTGTAATTTCCCCACAGTTCAAGCTGCCACCAAATAAATGGCTTTCAGCTTTCTGGTACCCACATTAGTTGTTCACCATGGAAACTTGCACACGCACAGGGAAGGAGACAGCTCAAGCACAGGCAGCTGTGTCCAGGAAAGGACCAGGATAACTGCTTCTGGCAATAGTGCTTCCTTAAAGTGAAAAAGAGAACTACAGTGTTAGCAGCAGAGCAAGAATTAAAGGTTAAGGGAGTATCAACTGACCATGACAGAACTGCATGGATAAGCTCATGTATGTTTTTTATCAAACTGAATAGAGAAGATACTGGAGGGAGCATTGACCTTGCAGTGCCCTGAAATTTTGTGAATTCAGGAAAGCCACTAAGGCAATTCTTATCATTTTATTCTTTCACTGAAGGAAGAGGCCTGCAACATGGTAATGTATGTATGTGAAAACCAAGACTCCCTACCACCACAAAGCAGGAAAAAGTGAGACAGCTCCCAGGCTGCGAAAAGGCTGTCCACCAGCAGCCCTAATTGGTCTGATCTGATGAGTAGTAAACCTCTGCAGAAAAACGGGTTGAAGGTAGCTTTGGCCAATTCCCTAGTGACAGAAGCCAAAaggctttttgcttttcatattcatCAGGCTTAGAGAAAAGAATCTGTGACCTAAGAGTAAGAGGGGTAATTAGGACAGACCAGTCATCCTGGCAATGGTCTTCAGCAAGAACTGAGAAATTGCCAGTGcactgcctgcctggctgctggagccagGGACACTAAATGCAGCAGAGCTTATGTACAGAAAAGTTTACCAGTGTAGCCAGGCACACCTGACATCAGTCTGTAGTTTGTTGATTGAAGCTGCTTGTGCTGTCCTGGGCCACAGATGGATTGTCCAGGCCTCTTTCTGCTCGTGACCCTGGCACAGGGACTTGCTGCTAATCTTGGTGTGAATACAGGTGTACATCCAATGGCACCACTGACACATAGGCACTTATAAAGTGGGTTAGGTTGGAAGGTCTGCCCGTTAAGATAATAAACTCCATTGAGCTCACATCCTACAGCTACCAGATCTGCAAATGGTAAATGACAGTTACTAACACAGGAGGGGCACGTGGTTCCTGCTTACACAGTGCTAAAATGCGACCAGCCTTTACTGCACCTGCAGCTTCAAGTTCTTCCCAGCCCAAGCacgtatttttttcatttatgccCAGTGATAACTGCAGCTGCCTAATTTTAAAACTGTCATCAACATGTCTGCAAATAACAGGCTTGTGCACAATGAACTGCTTTCACTAATGCATACCCAGGTGAGTTTAAAGACAGTCCCAGCCCTACTCTGAGAGTCTCTGACTGAGCAGTCAAAGGACTAAATTAGGATAAATTGCCTAGCACAGAGCTGCGCAGCACCAGCAAGCAGAGTTTTCCTCCAAAACCATTCACCTGTGTGGTCCCACCCTCCTGGATTTCAAGAAGGGAACATGAAAGAACAACTTACATGCACACACGCCTGTTTCATACCTAGGCTCGTCTTCCGAGTAGTCGCAGTAGAGGCCTTTGTGGGGATCACAGATGTCTGCTTCATTGCAGGTCTCTCCTGACTGCTTGGCACAGACCTTACAGCAGCCGCAACCGTCCTTCACCAAGCTTACCCCAGGGGTGCAGGTTGGCACAGGCGGGCATCTGCATGGCCAGTGACAAACCTCCTTTCGCTGGTGGACTTCACCAGTTTCTGAAGGTTTTTCTTCAGGCTTCACTGGTGAGCTGTGGAAAAACTTACACACAGTGGGATATTTTGAGAGCTGAATGCATTACGCATAGCTGGGATAGCATAAAATGAAGTTGGGATGGAAAAAAAGTTGCATGAAGTTGCATGAAGACACAACATTTCTCATCTTAAAGGATCCAAAAAGTGAGAGGCCGTGAGGTTTAGGTAGGAGACAAAGGACCAATTTTACCAGTGAGTGTCATGCACTGAGGTGTCTTTCCACCAGTGAGCCTTCCTACTGCTAGTATAAAACACAATTCATTGGTCTTTCCTTTGCCTTCAATAGAATAAAACCTGTAGTACAGCTAAAGTAGGAAAATAAGTGTTTTAAAGTAGACAgtgggtttattttaaatattccttcCCACAAACCTCCTATCAAATTAATTAGCTTTTAATTCCTTCCACTGTTTGATAGCCAGCCTGTGTGCTACTTTTGATGgcaaaaaccttttaaaatagtAAACTTCTTTTGAGTGTTACTTTTGCTCCAAAATTTGAGTAGCTATTTGGGAAGGAGCATTAAAGCATTTACAAATTCTCTCGTGCTAGCTGCAAAAATTGAATCCTAATAAGGGAGGCTGATAGTTGCACTGAGCTTAATAGGTCATTTTCTAAGAGTGTATCTATTTGCATGAGTAAGTGTTCATTAAATCCAGGGCTTACAGGGCAAAGACATATCTCTAAAAGAGATTTGTATCAGCAGTAGAAAGTCAAGATCTAGCCAGATTTTACTGTTTTCCACATTCTGTCTCAGCATTCATAtctgttggttttggggttttttttaaagaaaaggaagtcCTAAATAGTTCTTGATGGGTTCATTTTTCTGAGCCATGGGTGAAGATTAAGACAGCACAGAGTGTGAAAGGATCTATTTGAGATAGCTATATTCTATCTGCTTATTTTGAAGAACTACATCTAAAACTTAACAGTTTAGATCTTAGCATTAAATCTTTTCATGTTGCTGATTTCAGCAGAAATGCAGATCGTGATATAGTTATTCATCACGGATGACTGGATCCATAGTTAAGTAGGGGCACACACAGCACTTGGCCACTAGTACAATGTAAGGCTTGGAGCTGCTCTAATCAGGCAGCTCTGACTGCCCAAAGTGCAAGAGGGAAAGACAAGATCCAGCCCCTCATCAGATGCCAGTATCACCATCTagcttgcaggaaaaaaaaatattacctatATTTTTTCTGGGCACATGAAGCCCCACCTATCagtttctctctgttcctccaaaCTGCAGGGCTCTACTGACATAGAAACCACCTCCAGCAGAGGCACTGGGGGAAATCTGGGGAAGGGGTCATTTGGCTGGGTTTCTTTTCAGTTCAACCTTCAGGCTGGAAGTATCTGCAGAATTCAGCATTTCATATGTCATATCTCGTGAAAGCTCTCGCAGCATAATTGAGCTGGCCTAATTGCATGCAGCAGTAAATGaccttttaaaaggcttttttctaccactaatttccatttttcatggTCATTTACAACTATATTTATGATATCTTAATCCACAGCTACTAATGAAGCTCCAAAGTAGTAGCTTTCAAGTTCCTTTGGCTGAATGATTTTTAAGATATATATACTAATTCACAGAGGCATTTCATATAATAAATGAATATGAAACAATGTCATGTGTTATTCCATGCAGCATACAGAAGATAGTTTCATGTGTTATTTTGTTTATCATTTGCTGATAAAGGATTTCTTCTAATCCTTTTTACCTAAATGCAGCAATAATATAGAAACAACTAACTtaagtatacttttttttttaggcagcTAAGCCTTTTCTATAAACTATAATGTTAATTTGATGAATGTGTGCATTGGAGTGTAAAGCTTCTTAAAGACTTtttttggaaagaagacacaCAGGTGTTCCTATACATTTAGCAGTGTTCAAGACTCTCTGGTTGCTTTAGGAAACACTTTCTTGccgctttttttttctttttaagcagagTATTATTATTAGGAATTTGGCCATGTGCCAGCTGTATGAGGTTATGTGGCTTAAAGCAGCTACCGTGTTTCAAAATGGGTATGTGTAGCAGGAAATAATATGTGCTTCAACCAGTATGTTTAATTTGTATTACAaattaaaacatactttaaaCCTACAGAATTCTACCTAAGGAAGtgattttctctcctttttttagGGAAAGATGTCAACTGAAAGGTGCGGGACTACAAAGTTTCCCAGTTAGAAAAACACTATTAGACAAATGTCTGGCAGTTTTAACTGTGGAATTACTGAGAAGCTCGGTCTACCTGGAAAATCTTCAAAAATCTGttaaattacaatgaaaatttgaagtTTGCTTGTAAGGTTTTCAGGCCAAAAATTTTCTAAACCTTGCTTCCCAAAGTTTCTATACCAAAGCTATCCACATCACACAAACCCACTGCATACTTTTCCTGATCCTATGGGTAGATCAGAAAATGAGACCATTGTGTAGTGGCCCTTCAtgtgttgttgtttgttttcttatgttttaaaGATTGAACAAGTTCTGTATGGCATAAATAAGCAAATAGCAAAAGTAGGCAATGTATTATTGCTAATGTTCGGTTATCTTAGTCTGACTTTAAATATGTAGAAAGCAGAGGAAGACAGTTAGTTGAAAATTCTCCATTTGACATTCATCTTGattgtaaaggaaaaatacacTGTGTGCACGTAAAGTGTATTTTCagaattaagtaaataaataatgaaattggCCTTTGACACAAATACTTTCAGAAAAAGCTATAACATAAATTTTCTCATAAGAGACAAAGGATAACACAGCCCAGGTGCCTTTCTCATTTATAAAATTAGCCTGAAGTCAGACtgctgtgtgtatatacatatatatatatatggaatatgAGCATGGACAAGATGGTTACTTTCTGACTGCATCAGATAACCAATCgtgcttatatttaaaaaaaaaaaggcaaggtcACTGACAATTTAAGCTCccctaacactttttttttttccactgaatcaTATTAATGTACagattagagaggaaaaaaatgccaaaatcaAGACTGATgcagtaaataagttgcaaatgAAATTTACTCAGAAGTAGGGAATGGCTCCTTATTCTTTATGAGGACTTTGCttctctgaaatttattttgtcaataagcaaacaaaaattttaaaccGGGACAGGGTGAAGAAGGgagaaatctttttcttctttttaatgaactTACCTGTTGCGTACAAGGGATGATGAAGATGGTGGGAAAAAGGAGCCACCGCATGTTCCTGCACATTCAGAAGTGAAACTGGGAGATAGGGAACAGGCTGAGCTGTGTCAGAGGAAGCACTGAACACAAAGCTCTCCTCTGTCTCCCTTGCCAACCCTACTTTCCCCAGCACATGCACGAACACATACACGCATTCACACTTGAAATTCTCCACTTCATACAGAACCAGCTTCACACTGAAATTTCCAACTGATCTTCTTTTCTCTGCCCGGCATTAGAATACAGGTTTTCACACCCTGCTTGATCCCCTCCAGCTGCTTCAGCAGATTCTGCCTGACTTAATTGAGGTCGGGTGGGGTGACATCTGATTCTTAAAATCTTGCTGCTGGAAATGTAGTgttatttttaacttgtttttaagTCCATCTTACAGGAATTTCTGAAATCCTAAGGGCAGAGCcccaaatatatgtattttttgagAAGCAGAGTATCTCAAAATTTCTAATGTATTGTGCCTAGCAGAATCATAGCATAAAAATTAACACCATCAGTACACGCTTTCTAAATAGGGAAAGAGATACTATAACACTAGTGCATATTCTGCACTGCTTCTTTCCATGGAGTCCTAATGGGGAAAGCCAAACTGTACTTTTCCCTCAAGTATGCACCTTGTCTTACTGCCATGCCACCCTGCTTAAACACAAGACCATTCAAATCGCTAGATTTCCTCCGCCCTAATACCACCAAGGTGATGTGCCTGATTTTTAGGCTAATAAGCGAGGGTCTCCAGGATAAGATAAAAGCTCCACCTTTGCAGCAGTGGTGTTGGTGGTGACCTGGTGAATGCTCCTCCTTTGCGTTTATCCTCGTTCAGTCACCTCCTGCGAAGTCCAAGAGTTACTAGGGGAGGCTGCCAAAGACCAAGCTCACACAGCAGCTGGGTGTGGACAGAGGCAGTGGGGGGAGTAGGGAATCAAATCCAGTCTGAGCAGTTTTGCTTTGCCCCCCGACTTGGAGCACCACATGCCCTCTGCAGTTACAAATGAATCGTGAGCTGCCCTTCAAACTCTTGAGCAGTCAGCTGTAAATCACTGAAAAACTGCTCTTCTTTAGCACGTCCATTTTGTCACATACTTCAACATAAAGTCCAAACAATACCTGGATACAAAGTGGGTTCTGCAGATCAGTTAATATCAGTGACGTTACTCTGAGTATGTATCCGTGCAGATCGGGTCTGACTTAAGCCTTGTGTTTCCCATTAAAAGCTTCTGAACACAGCACCTAGGTTTCTCAAAATTCTCTTCTGTATACTTTCAACTTTCAAAACATAGCTTGTTTCATACGATCAGAGgatagctgaggttggaagagacccacgaggtctctagtccaaccagtgctcaagcagggtcagctctgagatCGGACTAGGTTACTCAGGGCTCTCTTTGGGTCTGGAAAACCTCCAAGGGTAGAGactgaaaaacagaatcacagaatcacaaatcacctaggttggaaaagaccttgaagatcatctagtccaaccattaacctaacacggACCATtctcaaccacaccatatccctaagcgctatgtcaacccgactcttaaacacctccagggatggggactccaccactgccctgggcagcccattccaacacctaacaacccgttctgtaaagaaatgcttcctaacatccagtctaaaccttccctggtgcaacttgaggccattacctcttgtcttattgcttattacttggttaaagagactcatccccagctctctgcaacctcctttcaggtagttgtagagggcgatgaggtctcccctcagcctcctcttctccagactaaacaaccccagttccctcagccgctcctcttacgacgtgctccagacccttcaccagcttcgttgcccttctctggacatgctcgagtaattcaatgtcctttttgtagtgaggggcccaaaactgaacacagtcatcgaggtgtggcctcaccagtgccgagtacaggggtaagatcacttccctgtccctgctggtcacgctatttctgatgcaagccaggatgccattggccttcttggccacctgggcacactgctggctcatgttcagctggctgtcaatcaacacccccaggtccctctctgactggcagctctccagccactcctccccaagcctgtagcgctgctgggggttattgtggcccaggtgcagcacccggcatttggccttattgaaactcctacagttggccttagcccatcgctccagcctgtccagatctctctgcagagcctccctaccctcgagcagatcaacactcccacccaacttggtgtcatctgcaaacttactgagggttcactcaatcccctcatctagatcttcaataaagatgttaaacaggagtggtcccaaaaccgagccctgggggacaccactcgtgaccaggcgccaactggatttaactccattcaccacaactctttgggcccagccatccagccagttttttacccagcgaagcgtgtgcccatccaagccacaagcagccagttttgccaggagaatgctgtgggaaagggtgtcaaaggccttaataaagtcaaggtaaacaacatccacagcctttccctcatccaataagcaggtcgccctgtcgtagaaggagatcaggtttgtcaagcaggacctgcctttcataaacccatgctgactgggcctgatcatctggttgtcccacatgtgttttgtgatggtactcaggctgagctgctccatcagcttcccgggcaccgacgtcaagctgacaggcctgtaatttcccagatcatccttctgacccttcttatatatgggcgtca
Proteins encoded in this region:
- the CCN6 gene encoding cellular communication network factor 6, whose amino-acid sequence is MCRNMRWLLFPTIFIIPCTQQFFHSSPVKPEEKPSETGEVHQRKEVCHWPCRCPPVPTCTPGVSLVKDGCGCCKVCAKQSGETCNEADICDPHKGLYCDYSEDEPRYETGVCAYLVAVGCELNGVYYLNGQTFQPNPLYKCLCVSGAIGCTPVFTPRLAASPCARVTSRKRPGQSICGPGQHKQLQSTNYRLMSAYRSLPLVLKKKCLVQATPWTPCSRTCGIGISSRVTNENRKCEMKKEKRLCFIQPCLTNILKTIKIPRGKTCQPTFQLPTAEKLVFSGCSTTQSYKLTFCGVCLDKRCCIPSKSRTVTVQFECPNEGFFKWKMMWITSCVCQRICSDPGDIFSELKVV